In a genomic window of Niallia taxi:
- a CDS encoding aldo/keto reductase — translation MEYVKLGNTGLDVSRLCLGCMGFGDAGKWLHQWVLNEENSRPVIKKALEMGINFFDTANVYSLGSSEEYLGRALKEYANRDEVVIATKVHGKMHTGPNGSGLSRKAIMSEIDKSLNRLGTDYVDLYIIHRWDDNTPIEETMEALHDVVKAGKARYIGASAMFAWQFQKALHTAEKHGWTKFVSMQNHLNLIYREEEREMLPLCKEENIAVTPYSPLASGRLTRDLSVTTHRSETDQIQKSKYDATSEADRLVIERVAALADKHGVLRTNIALAWLLQKEQVTAPIIGATKLSHLEDAAGALSFKLTSDEIAFLEEPYIPHSIVGHS, via the coding sequence ATGGAGTATGTAAAGCTTGGTAATACAGGATTAGATGTGTCTCGATTATGTCTTGGATGTATGGGTTTTGGTGATGCAGGTAAATGGCTGCATCAATGGGTGCTGAACGAAGAGAACTCACGCCCTGTTATCAAAAAAGCGCTTGAAATGGGAATTAATTTTTTTGATACAGCAAATGTATACTCTCTTGGTTCAAGTGAAGAATACCTTGGTCGTGCATTAAAGGAATATGCAAATCGTGATGAGGTTGTCATTGCAACTAAGGTCCATGGAAAAATGCATACAGGTCCTAATGGTTCTGGACTTTCCCGCAAAGCCATAATGAGTGAAATCGATAAAAGCCTTAACAGATTAGGAACTGATTACGTAGATCTATATATTATCCATCGCTGGGATGATAACACTCCTATTGAAGAAACAATGGAAGCACTGCATGATGTGGTGAAAGCAGGGAAAGCACGGTATATTGGTGCTTCTGCCATGTTTGCTTGGCAATTTCAAAAAGCATTGCATACTGCAGAAAAACATGGGTGGACAAAGTTTGTGTCCATGCAGAACCATCTAAATTTAATTTACCGGGAGGAAGAACGAGAAATGCTCCCACTTTGTAAGGAGGAAAATATCGCTGTCACACCATACAGTCCCCTTGCATCAGGGCGGTTAACGCGTGACTTATCTGTAACAACACATCGCTCTGAGACAGATCAAATCCAGAAATCTAAATATGATGCGACGTCAGAGGCTGATCGCTTAGTAATAGAGCGTGTGGCAGCATTAGCAGACAAGCACGGTGTCCTTCGCACCAATATTGCACTTGCATGGCTGTTGCAAAAGGAACAGGTTACAGCTCCTATCATTGGTGCAACAAAATTATCTCATCTTGAGGATGCTGCTGGTGCCTTGTCATTTAAACTGACATCAGATGAAATAGCCTTCCTTGAAGAGCCCTATATACCACATTCAATCGTCGGTCATAGCTAA
- a CDS encoding Ppx/GppA phosphatase family protein: protein MKENSIAIIDLGSNSIQFAIYNIENNSVHTEEVKRVKVAARLISYIDKQGNITREGIDLTLQILQDFQKIGAENGVSRMIGFATAVIRNAANQEEVLAEIQQKTAIPFSILSGYEEAYFGYLGIIQAIDLQDGITIDIGGGSTEITLFRNRQLIEYYSFPFGAVNLNEKFTKGEIVTAEQIDNLQAYLSEQLQTLPWLSAAGLPVIGIGGSAKNLSRIHKAKDKKNSLNMSIEDIDNVFKELSSLSVTERSDIKGLSKKRKDIIIPAIQIISTLMEMTKSPYFAYCTQSVRDGFIYDLLEKTNNAS from the coding sequence TTGAAAGAGAATTCAATTGCTATCATAGACCTCGGATCTAATTCGATTCAATTTGCTATCTATAACATTGAAAACAATTCTGTTCATACAGAGGAAGTAAAGCGAGTTAAAGTAGCTGCAAGACTTATCAGTTACATAGATAAGCAAGGAAATATCACAAGGGAAGGCATAGACTTAACATTACAAATTTTACAAGACTTCCAAAAAATCGGCGCAGAAAATGGCGTAAGCAGAATGATTGGCTTTGCCACTGCCGTGATTCGGAATGCTGCTAACCAGGAAGAGGTTTTAGCAGAAATCCAACAGAAAACAGCTATTCCATTTTCTATTTTAAGCGGCTATGAAGAAGCCTATTTTGGTTATCTTGGCATCATTCAAGCAATCGACCTGCAGGATGGTATTACCATTGATATTGGTGGAGGAAGCACTGAAATCACTTTATTCCGAAATCGCCAATTAATTGAGTATTACAGCTTCCCATTCGGTGCAGTTAACTTAAATGAAAAATTCACAAAAGGTGAGATAGTCACAGCAGAGCAAATTGATAACCTACAAGCTTATCTGTCTGAACAACTGCAAACACTTCCGTGGTTATCTGCAGCTGGACTTCCTGTTATTGGAATTGGTGGCAGTGCTAAAAATCTATCCCGTATACATAAAGCGAAAGATAAGAAAAACTCTTTAAATATGTCAATAGAAGATATCGACAATGTATTCAAAGAATTATCCTCCTTAAGTGTGACGGAGCGTTCTGATATTAAAGGCTTATCTAAAAAAAGGAAAGATATTATCATACCAGCCATCCAAATTATCTCTACTTTAATGGAAATGACCAAGTCTCCCTACTTTGCTTATTGCACTCAATCAGTTAGAGATGGGTTCATTTATGACTTGCTTGAAAAAACGAATAATGCCTCTTAG
- a CDS encoding PepSY-associated TM helix domain-containing protein has product MEPATVDKQTQDQKKKQAALYKAIWRWHFYAGIIFAPFLIILAITGSVYLFKPQIEQMLYQDFYEVKQQKERIAPSEQLDIVTNHYAGAEVTSYRPGEQATRSSEVNITYQTESLTVFIDPYNGSILGELNSNNRVMDLIEEIHGELMAGTTGDRIVELAACWAIVLIVTGIYLWFPQKKRSFAGTLIPRYTKGSRVLRRDLHAVPAFWVTGGLLFLILTGLPWSGFWGTNFQALVTNTGEGYPPSVWVGAAPTSNIKTKDIAEVPWAAETLDVPKSKLEGFIPVSIDDIVEIAEREGMHPSYSVIFPSSKEGVYTLSAFPPKAKDEATIHIDQYTGAVLADYRYDNYGLIGKIVAVGITLHKGTELGFLNQLVSLLICLGTLLVAFTGVYMWWKRKPNTGLGAPKAPKIKNMKPLLFLLIILGILFPLVGLSLIFVWLIDWLIIQRMPKAKRFLNA; this is encoded by the coding sequence GTGGAGCCTGCGACTGTTGACAAGCAAACTCAAGATCAGAAGAAAAAACAAGCCGCTCTCTATAAAGCAATATGGAGATGGCATTTTTATGCTGGGATAATTTTCGCGCCATTTTTAATTATTCTTGCAATCACTGGCTCTGTATACTTATTTAAGCCACAAATTGAACAGATGCTTTATCAGGATTTTTACGAAGTTAAACAGCAGAAAGAGCGAATAGCTCCGTCTGAACAGCTTGATATTGTGACAAATCATTACGCTGGAGCAGAGGTTACAAGCTATCGTCCTGGAGAACAAGCAACTCGTTCAAGTGAAGTAAATATCACCTACCAAACCGAGTCATTGACAGTTTTTATTGACCCATACAATGGTAGTATACTCGGTGAATTAAACAGCAATAATCGAGTTATGGATTTAATAGAAGAAATTCATGGTGAATTAATGGCAGGTACCACTGGTGATAGAATAGTAGAACTTGCCGCTTGCTGGGCAATTGTATTAATTGTAACTGGAATTTACTTATGGTTTCCGCAAAAGAAGAGAAGCTTTGCAGGTACCCTTATACCACGGTATACAAAAGGCAGCAGGGTCCTTAGAAGAGATCTACATGCTGTACCTGCTTTTTGGGTTACAGGTGGGTTGTTATTTCTTATTTTGACTGGGTTGCCTTGGTCAGGATTTTGGGGAACAAACTTTCAAGCTTTAGTAACAAATACAGGAGAAGGCTATCCTCCATCTGTGTGGGTTGGAGCTGCACCGACATCTAATATAAAAACAAAAGATATTGCAGAGGTCCCTTGGGCTGCTGAAACTTTGGATGTACCAAAATCAAAGCTTGAAGGCTTCATCCCTGTTTCTATTGACGATATAGTCGAAATTGCTGAGCGGGAGGGAATGCATCCAAGCTATTCTGTTATTTTCCCCTCCTCAAAAGAAGGTGTTTACACTCTGTCTGCTTTTCCGCCAAAAGCAAAGGATGAAGCAACCATCCATATCGACCAATATACTGGAGCGGTCTTAGCCGATTATCGCTATGATAATTACGGCCTTATCGGCAAGATAGTTGCTGTCGGGATTACTTTGCATAAAGGAACAGAACTCGGCTTCCTTAATCAATTAGTTAGCCTCCTTATTTGTCTTGGTACTCTTTTAGTAGCTTTCACAGGTGTTTATATGTGGTGGAAACGCAAGCCTAACACAGGATTAGGAGCTCCAAAAGCACCAAAGATAAAAAATATGAAACCTCTGCTCTTCCTGCTTATTATTTTAGGAATATTGTTTCCTTTAGTAGGCTTATCACTTATCTTTGTTTGGCTTATTGACTGGTTGATTATTCAAAGAATGCCTAAAGCTAAAAGGTTTCTAAATGCATAA
- a CDS encoding helix-turn-helix domain-containing protein → MAIIINVDVMLAKRKMSVTELSERVGITMANLSILKNGKAKAIRLSTLDAICKALDCQPGDILEYKDEDVTEE, encoded by the coding sequence ATGGCGATAATAATAAATGTTGATGTAATGCTGGCTAAACGGAAGATGAGTGTAACAGAGCTTTCAGAAAGGGTTGGCATAACAATGGCTAATTTGTCGATATTGAAAAACGGCAAGGCAAAAGCAATTCGCTTATCAACTTTAGATGCGATTTGCAAGGCTCTCGATTGCCAGCCTGGCGATATTTTAGAATACAAAGATGAAGATGTGACAGAAGAGTAA
- a CDS encoding DUF817 domain-containing protein: MNTSSLVKRSYKSSIKQLLVFGWEQALSCLFPVVIFASLAITQYIPLPLLPRYDWLLLICLFMQWLMVMSGLETKDELKVITLFHIIGLALELFKVHMSSWSYPEEGFTKFFGVPLYSGFMYASVASFLCQAWRRLKVELVKWPPFIAVVPLAAAIYLNFFTHHYWIDLRWWLSGLVIIIFWKSWVTYEVDGIRHKMPLSLSFVLIGFFIWVAENIATFFGAWQYPNQAEAWSLVHFGKVSSWLLLVIVSFLIVATLKQLKGKITE; the protein is encoded by the coding sequence ATGAATACATCATCATTGGTAAAACGGAGCTATAAATCATCTATAAAACAATTGCTTGTGTTTGGGTGGGAGCAGGCTTTGTCTTGCTTGTTTCCAGTCGTTATCTTCGCCTCTTTAGCAATTACACAGTATATACCGCTTCCGTTATTGCCTCGGTATGATTGGCTGCTTCTCATTTGTCTTTTCATGCAATGGCTGATGGTAATGTCTGGTTTGGAAACGAAGGATGAATTAAAGGTTATTACGTTATTCCACATAATCGGACTTGCTCTCGAACTGTTTAAAGTACATATGAGCTCCTGGTCCTATCCAGAGGAAGGATTTACAAAATTCTTTGGTGTTCCATTGTACAGTGGGTTTATGTATGCAAGCGTAGCAAGTTTTCTTTGTCAGGCATGGAGGAGACTGAAGGTAGAGCTAGTTAAATGGCCACCATTTATTGCAGTTGTTCCACTTGCTGCTGCCATTTACCTGAATTTCTTTACACATCATTATTGGATAGACCTGCGCTGGTGGTTATCCGGGTTGGTGATTATCATTTTTTGGAAATCATGGGTAACATATGAGGTCGATGGAATACGGCATAAGATGCCGCTATCGCTTTCTTTTGTGCTGATTGGATTTTTTATCTGGGTAGCCGAAAATATCGCGACATTCTTCGGAGCTTGGCAATATCCAAATCAAGCCGAAGCTTGGAGTCTCGTACATTTTGGGAAGGTAAGCTCATGGCTGTTATTAGTGATTGTCAGCTTTCTAATTGTCGCGACATTAAAGCAGTTGAAAGGAAAAATAACGGAATAA
- a CDS encoding RNA degradosome polyphosphate kinase, with protein MQTHQENWNTVNLDNPSYYNNRELSWLDFNSRVLEEAVDDQNALLERYKFLSIFSSNLDEFFMVRVAGLLDQVKAGFNKPENKAGLTPKEQLSAISEKARLLVKSQDKIYSDLSSLLEEEGVRIISIDEISSKEMSILENFFDEQVYPVLTPMAIDAYRPFPMLLNKSLNLAVVIEEKSLEKRKELELDGNLVIVQVPAVIGRFVEIPQKGQERKFVLLEEVISRFIEKLFTGFKVKSVTSFRITRNADLTIHEDEAEDLLQEIEEELKKRKRGAAVRLEYQQQHSSQEVIDYLRQVLEIHSKDVFDVQAPLDLTFLFSFCKKIEATHEHIAARTFIPQPPIDLEGEGTIFEKIAKQDVLLHHPYESFEPVIEFMSQAADDENVLAIKQTLYRVSGDSPIIESLKRAAENGKQVTVLVELKARFDEENNVQWARELEQAGCHVIYGMTYLKTHSKITLVIRREKGRVQSYVHLGTGNYNDATARIYTDMGLLTCNEKIGTDAINFFNYLSGYMERPSYEHLSVSPFGIRDTFIELIDKEMDYHKKHQNGRIIAKMNSLTDKIIIKKLYEASIAGVKIDLIIRGVCCLKPGIKGVSENIRVRSIVGAFLEHTRIFYFHQNGAENVSLSSADWMTRNMENRVEILFPILEKHIKDRIHDCLLLMLKDNCKAREQDSNGRYRYIQRNDNQKQINSQKILCEEAIQYRTKLMTANLNSVKKSKFFNFTEFSLFRLKAFVPIFKK; from the coding sequence ATGCAAACTCATCAAGAGAATTGGAACACCGTTAATTTAGATAATCCTTCCTATTACAATAATCGAGAGTTAAGCTGGCTCGATTTCAATAGTCGAGTGCTTGAAGAAGCGGTGGATGACCAAAATGCCTTATTGGAAAGGTATAAATTTTTATCAATTTTTAGTTCAAATCTGGATGAGTTTTTCATGGTACGTGTTGCTGGACTCCTGGATCAAGTGAAGGCTGGGTTTAATAAACCTGAGAATAAGGCGGGGCTTACTCCTAAAGAACAGTTGAGTGCTATTTCTGAAAAAGCGCGTTTGCTAGTAAAAAGTCAAGATAAAATATACAGTGATTTGTCCAGCTTATTAGAAGAAGAAGGCGTACGCATCATTTCCATCGATGAGATTTCCTCGAAGGAAATGTCGATTTTGGAAAACTTTTTTGATGAACAAGTTTACCCGGTGTTGACTCCAATGGCAATAGACGCGTATCGTCCCTTCCCAATGCTGTTAAATAAATCCTTAAACTTAGCGGTAGTTATCGAAGAAAAATCGTTAGAAAAAAGGAAGGAATTAGAACTTGATGGCAATTTAGTGATTGTGCAAGTTCCTGCAGTAATTGGCCGTTTTGTAGAGATTCCACAAAAGGGGCAGGAAAGAAAATTTGTTTTGTTAGAAGAAGTTATTTCTCGTTTTATTGAGAAGTTATTTACAGGATTTAAAGTGAAATCTGTGACATCATTTCGGATCACCCGTAATGCTGACTTAACAATACATGAGGATGAAGCAGAAGATTTACTGCAGGAAATTGAGGAAGAATTGAAGAAGCGGAAAAGGGGAGCAGCAGTCCGCTTAGAATATCAGCAGCAGCACAGCAGTCAAGAGGTGATTGATTACCTTAGACAGGTGCTTGAAATTCATTCAAAAGACGTTTTTGATGTACAAGCTCCTTTAGACTTAACATTCCTGTTTTCGTTTTGCAAAAAAATCGAAGCAACACATGAGCATATTGCAGCAAGAACATTTATTCCACAGCCGCCAATCGACTTGGAAGGGGAAGGAACTATATTCGAGAAGATTGCAAAGCAGGACGTTTTGCTGCATCATCCATATGAGTCATTCGAACCAGTTATAGAATTCATGTCACAGGCAGCAGATGATGAAAATGTATTGGCAATTAAGCAAACCTTGTACAGAGTGAGCGGTGATTCCCCGATTATTGAAAGTCTTAAACGAGCAGCAGAGAACGGCAAGCAGGTAACGGTTTTAGTTGAGCTAAAGGCGCGGTTTGATGAGGAAAATAATGTTCAATGGGCGAGGGAATTGGAGCAAGCTGGCTGTCATGTAATTTATGGGATGACCTATTTGAAAACACATAGCAAAATTACGCTCGTTATCCGCAGAGAAAAAGGCAGGGTTCAAAGTTATGTCCATTTAGGGACAGGCAATTACAATGATGCCACGGCAAGAATCTACACAGACATGGGATTGCTGACATGTAATGAAAAAATAGGCACTGACGCGATTAATTTCTTTAATTATTTGAGCGGGTATATGGAAAGACCGTCCTATGAACATTTATCTGTCTCACCATTTGGAATTCGTGATACGTTTATTGAGTTAATTGATAAGGAAATGGACTATCATAAAAAGCATCAGAATGGTAGAATCATAGCAAAAATGAACTCCTTGACAGATAAAATAATTATTAAGAAATTATATGAAGCATCGATTGCTGGAGTAAAGATCGATCTTATCATCAGAGGAGTTTGCTGCTTAAAACCTGGTATTAAAGGGGTCAGTGAAAATATAAGAGTTCGAAGCATTGTGGGAGCATTCTTAGAACATACGAGAATCTTTTATTTTCATCAAAACGGTGCAGAGAATGTATCTTTATCTTCGGCTGATTGGATGACAAGAAACATGGAAAATCGTGTGGAAATACTTTTCCCAATATTAGAAAAACATATAAAAGATAGAATTCATGACTGTTTGCTTTTAATGCTGAAAGATAACTGTAAAGCACGTGAACAGGACAGTAATGGAAGATATCGTTATATACAGAGAAACGATAACCAGAAACAGATAAACAGTCAAAAAATACTCTGTGAAGAAGCAATCCAATATAGAACGAAACTAATGACAGCAAACTTGAATTCAGTTAAAAAATCTAAATTCTTTAATTTTACAGAATTCTCTTTGTTTCGCCTTAAAGCCTTTGTTCCTATATTTAAAAAATAA
- a CDS encoding sugar phosphate isomerase/epimerase family protein, with product MKLSYVTDSLAHLPFEEMLDQVSELGIDTIEMTTGGWSPAPHLRLDELLQSEQKRADFLNSLAKRNIRLCALNCSGNPLDPGELGKQHREITDKTMELAELLGVKKVIMMSGLPAGSPEDKIPNWITYTVSWPPVLKEILDYQWNEVAIPYWKELVKKAEACGIEKIALENFSSQLVYNPQTLFRLRDAVGPMVGLNLDPSHLIWMGADPILAARELKEAIHHVHGKDVRIERHLSGVNGILETKEITDVANRAWNYVAVGCGQDLQWWKEFFSVVKMMGYDGDVSLEMEDLTMSVEAGIKTSIDALKQTLSF from the coding sequence ATGAAATTATCTTATGTAACAGACAGTCTAGCACATCTGCCTTTTGAGGAAATGCTTGATCAAGTGTCAGAGCTAGGAATTGATACAATAGAAATGACAACAGGAGGATGGTCTCCTGCACCGCATTTAAGATTAGATGAACTATTACAAAGTGAGCAAAAAAGAGCGGATTTCTTAAATAGTCTAGCAAAGCGCAATATCAGATTATGTGCATTAAATTGCTCTGGGAACCCATTGGATCCAGGAGAACTAGGGAAACAGCACAGAGAAATTACAGATAAAACGATGGAGCTTGCAGAACTGCTAGGAGTGAAAAAGGTCATTATGATGAGCGGACTGCCTGCAGGAAGCCCTGAAGATAAAATTCCTAACTGGATAACGTATACGGTTAGCTGGCCGCCTGTGCTAAAGGAAATCTTAGATTACCAATGGAACGAAGTAGCGATTCCATATTGGAAAGAGCTTGTAAAAAAAGCCGAAGCTTGTGGTATTGAAAAAATTGCTTTAGAAAATTTTAGTTCCCAATTAGTGTATAACCCGCAAACACTCTTCAGACTGCGGGATGCTGTCGGACCAATGGTAGGGTTGAATCTTGATCCAAGCCATCTAATATGGATGGGAGCAGATCCAATTTTGGCAGCGAGAGAATTGAAAGAGGCAATCCATCATGTTCATGGTAAAGATGTAAGGATAGAGAGACATTTATCTGGTGTTAATGGCATTTTGGAAACGAAAGAAATCACGGATGTTGCTAACAGAGCTTGGAACTATGTAGCAGTAGGCTGTGGGCAAGACTTGCAATGGTGGAAGGAGTTTTTCTCTGTTGTGAAGATGATGGGATATGATGGAGACGTTTCGTTAGAGATGGAAGATTTAACTATGTCAGTGGAAGCAGGTATAAAAACCTCGATTGATGCATTAAAGCAAACACTTAGTTTCTAA
- a CDS encoding DUF2975 domain-containing protein — translation MNQVSTLFLKIAVIFIGLPILALCVFVVPEIGRYAGELLSNITYIKYLVISFFYVSAIPFFIALYQAFKLLIFIDKNKAFSELSVKALKVIKYCAIIISGLFVIAMPLFYFMADADDAPGVIIIGLVIIFASMIIAVFAAVLQRLLQEAIEIKSENDLTV, via the coding sequence GTGAACCAAGTGTCCACGCTGTTTTTAAAGATAGCTGTTATTTTTATTGGTCTACCCATTTTGGCATTATGTGTCTTTGTTGTTCCAGAAATTGGGAGATATGCAGGAGAGCTGCTTTCAAATATAACTTATATAAAATATCTTGTTATTAGCTTTTTTTATGTTTCTGCCATTCCTTTTTTTATTGCGCTTTATCAAGCATTCAAGCTGCTAATTTTTATCGACAAGAATAAAGCCTTTTCGGAGTTATCTGTGAAAGCTTTAAAGGTAATTAAATACTGCGCAATTATCATTAGTGGACTGTTTGTTATCGCAATGCCGCTCTTTTATTTCATGGCTGATGCAGATGATGCGCCTGGAGTTATTATTATTGGTTTGGTAATCATCTTTGCTTCTATGATAATTGCGGTATTCGCAGCAGTGCTTCAGAGGCTTTTACAAGAAGCTATTGAAATAAAATCAGAAAATGATCTAACGGTCTGA
- a CDS encoding MFS transporter — translation MDYRKKTVVASVAGLTLEGMDIMFISFAMSLIIADFHIGMTAGGLISSITNIGMLAGGVIFGILADKFGRVKVFTYTILLFAVGTALTGLAQNIEQVYIFRFIAGLGAGGEYGIGMALVAEAWPKNKQGRASSYVSVGAQYGVILAALLSAMILPAWGWRGLFFVGLAPVIFAFIVRKKLDESPEWVASQQKKQPAQKKEGKLKQLFATPRITATTVALAVMATVQIAGYNGLMIWLPSMLQQSQGLSVSSSALWTISTAAGMIAGMLTFGQIIDRLGMKRSYGIFLFASAIAVFLYSYASGSIGLLVGGAIVGFFSNGMFAGYGALISKYYPVEIRSTATNTIFNFGRALGGLSPILVGYILQHSNVATAMGYLALLYCISFVAMISLQKGKGNGQAVNSLSKAV, via the coding sequence TTGGATTATCGCAAAAAAACAGTAGTTGCATCAGTAGCTGGATTAACATTAGAGGGTATGGACATTATGTTTATTTCCTTTGCAATGTCGTTGATTATTGCAGATTTTCATATCGGTATGACTGCAGGAGGACTTATTTCATCTATTACCAATATAGGAATGCTAGCTGGAGGAGTAATTTTCGGGATTTTAGCAGATAAATTTGGAAGAGTAAAAGTTTTTACTTACACCATTTTACTGTTTGCAGTAGGAACAGCCTTAACCGGGCTTGCACAAAATATTGAGCAAGTATACATCTTTAGATTTATTGCAGGATTAGGAGCAGGCGGAGAATACGGCATCGGTATGGCGCTTGTTGCAGAAGCATGGCCAAAGAATAAACAAGGACGTGCGTCTTCCTATGTTAGTGTCGGTGCACAGTATGGTGTTATTTTAGCAGCATTGCTCAGTGCGATGATCCTTCCTGCATGGGGATGGAGAGGGTTGTTTTTCGTAGGTTTAGCACCGGTAATTTTCGCGTTTATTGTTCGTAAAAAACTGGACGAATCGCCAGAATGGGTTGCGTCCCAACAGAAAAAACAGCCTGCACAAAAGAAAGAAGGCAAATTAAAGCAATTGTTTGCAACTCCGAGAATTACAGCAACAACTGTTGCGTTGGCAGTAATGGCCACAGTACAAATCGCAGGATATAACGGCTTAATGATTTGGCTTCCATCGATGCTTCAGCAATCTCAAGGATTGTCCGTATCGAGCTCTGCCCTTTGGACAATTAGCACTGCTGCTGGAATGATTGCAGGTATGCTGACATTTGGACAAATTATTGATCGCCTTGGCATGAAACGCTCTTACGGAATCTTCTTATTCGCTTCAGCAATTGCAGTGTTCTTATACTCCTATGCGTCTGGAAGCATTGGTCTGTTAGTAGGTGGAGCAATCGTTGGCTTCTTCTCAAATGGAATGTTTGCAGGGTATGGGGCATTAATAAGCAAGTATTATCCAGTAGAAATACGCAGTACGGCTACAAATACGATATTCAATTTTGGGAGAGCCTTAGGCGGCTTATCTCCGATATTAGTAGGGTATATTTTACAGCATTCAAACGTAGCAACAGCAATGGGATATTTAGCACTGCTTTATTGCATTTCCTTTGTAGCGATGATCAGCTTGCAAAAAGGAAAAGGGAATGGACAAGCAGTAAACTCTTTATCAAAAGCAGTATAA
- a CDS encoding CBO0543 family protein, with protein MVFHTYACTAVIILSAIGCLSIIRFDWKRYGLIFIISAISGNLLCFALTYIGFYTFYNYLLEDIFITPILLVSTLFPFIALFGIRYSPEQWIWKIPFYWGIVHLGVLGEVILKYSVLFKFEPEWDLWDSYTLWWINYLLFEMLGGKIIPPERRNPLKASLFRYGAWAWIVLHVIFITTIFFAGVYVGVTVFK; from the coding sequence ATGGTTTTTCATACATATGCATGTACTGCTGTTATTATCCTCTCTGCTATAGGTTGCTTATCTATTATACGGTTTGACTGGAAGCGTTACGGTCTGATTTTTATCATCAGTGCGATTTCAGGTAACCTATTATGTTTTGCGTTAACGTATATAGGGTTCTATACTTTTTACAACTATTTACTAGAGGATATTTTTATAACCCCAATATTGCTTGTATCGACGTTGTTTCCATTTATCGCTTTATTTGGAATCAGGTACAGCCCTGAGCAATGGATATGGAAAATTCCTTTTTATTGGGGAATTGTCCATTTAGGAGTTTTAGGGGAAGTAATACTGAAATACTCTGTTTTATTTAAATTTGAACCAGAGTGGGATTTATGGGACAGCTATACGTTATGGTGGATAAACTATTTGTTGTTTGAAATGTTAGGCGGGAAAATCATTCCCCCTGAAAGAAGAAATCCGCTAAAGGCATCACTCTTTCGTTATGGTGCATGGGCATGGATCGTCTTACACGTAATATTTATTACAACCATTTTTTTCGCAGGTGTATATGTGGGAGTAACCGTCTTTAAATAA
- a CDS encoding AraC family transcriptional regulator produces MDLTKYLSGKISLNDFVHRINQSGASFHVHYWGVMPRHYDNQLHKHSFFEVCFVVDGEGTYMDEQSSYILQKNTIFLSRPGVLHQIKSEHGLSLLYVAFELIDSESNESWVQIMESAEKCEKVVLYNNSETETELLWKSLLIQATRHKQHFFEEMLTNIAGSLIISILQDFVSDLNRNNNHKHDPEQHSFLLTQARLYIHDNLSNCLKLTEVARHLHISGRHLSRIFMTELGVSYSKYVQDERIKKASMLLKRSDLSLKEIAEETGFMNVQYFTRVFTTMMQTSPGRFRTMFIDIHTTTYSDK; encoded by the coding sequence GTGGATTTGACGAAATATCTGTCCGGAAAAATTTCACTGAATGATTTTGTTCATCGCATAAACCAAAGTGGCGCAAGCTTTCATGTTCACTATTGGGGCGTTATGCCGAGGCATTATGACAATCAACTGCATAAGCATTCTTTTTTTGAAGTTTGTTTTGTTGTCGACGGAGAAGGCACTTATATGGATGAACAATCCAGTTACATTCTTCAAAAAAACACAATCTTTTTATCAAGACCAGGAGTACTACATCAAATAAAAAGCGAGCATGGCCTGTCACTGCTTTATGTTGCCTTTGAACTGATTGATTCAGAGTCAAATGAAAGCTGGGTTCAAATTATGGAATCAGCAGAAAAATGTGAGAAGGTTGTTTTATATAATAATAGTGAAACAGAAACAGAGCTATTATGGAAGTCTTTGCTTATACAGGCGACAAGGCATAAGCAACATTTTTTTGAAGAAATGCTAACTAATATCGCTGGCTCCCTTATTATCTCTATTCTTCAAGACTTTGTTTCTGACTTAAATAGAAATAATAATCATAAGCATGATCCTGAACAGCATTCTTTTTTACTTACTCAAGCTCGATTATATATTCACGATAATCTTTCCAACTGCTTAAAGCTGACAGAGGTAGCGCGCCATCTTCATATCTCAGGCAGGCACTTATCGAGGATTTTTATGACAGAATTAGGGGTAAGCTACTCTAAATATGTTCAAGATGAGAGAATAAAAAAGGCAAGCATGCTGCTAAAAAGAAGTGACTTATCATTAAAAGAAATTGCGGAAGAAACTGGTTTCATGAATGTCCAGTATTTCACTAGAGTATTCACTACCATGATGCAAACCTCACCAGGCCGGTTTCGGACCATGTTTATTGATATACATACAACAACATATTCTGATAAATGA